In Phycisphaerae bacterium, the DNA window AGCAGGGAGTCCATGGCTGCCACCTTGCCAGCTTGCACCTCAGCCATGGTCTTCCTGAACTTCGCCTCTTCCATGAGGAATCCCAACCCGTACTTGAGGGAACAAAGATTGAGATAACCACTGTACTAATAATACTTTATCGCTTCGATCTGGTCAACTTGCGGCCATACCCGTTATCGGACGGCCACCTAGCCACGCCAGATCGTATTCGCCTCCAGCGGTGGCCTCAGAAAAAAAACACTCTCTTGGCGTTAGATCCGGCGGTCTTTTTCGTTCATGACACTACCAGAAACGAAACAGCCCAGGGTGCCCGGAAGGATTGCCTGAGTCTGGTAGCCTCCTCTTGAAGACTCGGCCATGCTTCCGGGCACCCGGCTTTTTACGCGGGATCTCTGTGACTCCGTCCGGTCATCTGGCGACCGATCAAAAACGCATTCCTGCAAGCCGCCGACTCTCGCCCCGTTCGTGGTTTCCGGTACCCGAGCTCTACTCAGCACCTGTTCTCGATGCTGGTCGCGGCAACGTGTCCGTCTGAGCCTCCCATATCTTGATCGTGCCGTCCTGCCCACAGGTGGCTATGGCCATCCCATCAGGCGAGAACCGAGCGCACATCACCGGGGCATCGTGCGCCCGGATGGTGTAGACCTGGCTGGCACTGGCGACGTCCCAGACCCTGATGATCGTGTCTGCGGAGCATGAGACGATCCGCCGCCCGTCCGGGCTGAAGTCAAGCCATTCAACCGATTGTTGGGGACCTTGCATCGCGGATAGCAGGCTGCCCGTCTTCACATCGCACAAATTGATGCTGCCGTCGGTATGGGCACTCGCAATGACTGTGGAAGCGGGACCGAACCACGCGCCGTTCAGAGGTTTCTCAAACCCAATCGTCCGCACCTCGCCCGCGGATTCGCGATCCCAGATCCCGATCTCACCGCGTGCCAGACCGGCTGCAATCCACCGGCCGTTGGGGCTGAAGGCAATCGTCAGAGGCGTAGCATTGTGCCACAGGTGTAGCTGTTCCTCTCCATCGACCAGGCTCCAGACAGTGGTGGCATAACCGGCGACGCCGGCCACCAAGGTACCGTCGGGCGAAAAGGCAACGTCTCGCACGGCTCCGTCCGGGCTTGGGAACAAGAACTGTCGAGAACCGTCACTCGCATCCCACACGCGAATGGTTCGATCCGCGCTTCCCGATGCGACATACCTGCCGTCAGGGCTCCAGACCAAAGCGAGCACGGCGCCGGTGTGCCCGGCCAGCGTCATGAGCAGCGTACCCGTTTGCCTGTCCCATACCCGGATGGCATCGTCCGACGCCTGCTCCGTCGCCAGATCGTTTTCACTCTCTGCTCCACAGGAAGCGATGCGTTTGCCATCCGGGCTGAACACAACGCGGAGCACCGAACCTGCGTATCCCTGCCACACACGGGCTTCCGGCGGAAGCGTCCTCGGCCAAGCTTTCAGTCTGCCATCCATGCCGACTGAGAAGATCCGACTTCCGTCCTGGCTCCAGGCCACCCCCCTGCCGCCGCGGCTGTGGGCGGAATGAGTGTACAACTCCTCACCTGTGGTCGCGTTCCAGACTCTCAAAGTGCGATCCGACTCCATGGCGAATGTCGGCGCGCGAGGAACGCCGGTTGAGGCCAGCAGTGTGCCGTCGGGGCTGAAGGCCACCGCATCAACGAATCCCTCATGGCCGCGGAGCGACAGCAGTTCTTCCCAGGTGGCGCCGTCGAAAACCTTCAGTGTGCCCTGAGCATCCCTCCTGGCAGGAGAAACGCCGCCGCCCACGGCCATCCGGGTCCCGTCGGGCGAAAACGCGATGCACAGCACCGCACCGGGGGGGCCGGAGAACTCCCGTATGCTTTGGCCGGTGGCAACATCCCAGACTCTGATCTTGCAGTCGCCGGCGGAGGGGTTGAGCAGTTCACCGCTGACCACCTGCCTGCCGTCAGGACGATAGGCAACGCACGCGATTTCCTTGTCGTGAGCGGGCGTTTCCCAGATGAGCTGCCCGCTCTGGACGTCCCAGAAAGCCAACACTCTGCCTTGCCCGGCAGCGGCAAGACCTGAACCATCAGGACTGAACTGCACGGCATTGAGATACTGCCGGCCTTCCTGGAGAACCCTGTGCGAGCCGCGTCTCCAATCCCACAACCGCAGGGTCTTGTCGCGACCACCCGAAGCCATCCACTGGTCGTCGGGGCTGAACGCGAGGGCGTTGACCTGGTCGGCGTGTCCCTTCAGTTGCGTGATCGCCGCGCCCGTGGTGCTGTCCCAGATTCTGATCACGCCGTCGCATCCGCCGGTGGCGAGGCGACGACCGTCTGCACTCAAGGCCAGCGAGACCACACACTCCGCATCCGCGCGGACGTCGAGCAGAGTCGGTTCCTTTGACAGTCGTGACAGGTAGTGCCACTCCCAACCTCGCAAGTCCGTGGGGCAAGCATCGAGCAACTGGTGAGTCTGAGTCAGGTATCTCTGCTCATACGCGGTCTGAGCGAGGACCATCCGATTGACATAGGTCGTTCGCCGAAGCTGTTCGGCCTGATCTTCGGCGCGGATTCGCTCTCGTTCGGCAAATCCTCTTGCCTGTTCCGCTTCGGATGCCTTCGCATCCGCGAGGGAGCGCAACCGATCCTGCTCTCGCTGGGCGGCGATGGCGCGGTCCCGCTCGGCCACCGCCTGTCGCCAGAGGGATATCGATGCGAGCAGCGACACGCCGAGGAGCACGGCAAATGCCGCTGCCACGGCCACCGGAACACGATACCGTCGCAGCGTCTTGCGGAGAACATACAGCCCGCTGTCGCTTCTGGCAGACACCGCTTCGCCCTTCAAATAGCGCTCGATATCGCGCTCCAATTCGCCCGCCGTCTGGTATCGACGATGCGGTTCCTTCCGCAAGCAGCGGAGGACGATCGCCTCGAGATCACGGTCGATGCCTTTGCGGACGGTGCTCGGACGCACCGGTTCGTCGCTGACGATCCGATTGAGCACGTCGCGCATGGGGCCGGTGACCTCATACGGGAACGTGCCGGTCAGCATCTGATAGAGAATCACACCGAGGGCGTACACATCGGTGCGCATGTCGATGCTGTCGAGTGTTCCTTGAGCTTGCTCGGGGCTGGTCCAGGGCAGGCTGCCGACGAATTGGCCGACTACGGTCATGTCTGCCGCGTCGGCTCCGCCGCCTTCCTGGGCGGTCAATTTCGCCAAGCCGAAATCCAGGATATGCGGCCTGCCTGCCTCATCAATGCGGATGTTGCCGGGCTTGAGGTCGCGATGAATAATACCTTTGATGTGAGCTTCATTGACGGCGGCGCAGATTTCGGCGAACAGCCGGAGGATTTCCTTGATCGATCGCGGGCGACTGCTGAGCCACACGTCCGGCGGCGGACCCTCAATATAGTCCATGACGAAGAAGTGGTATCCCGACGCCGTGCCGCTCTCGTGGATGGTCACGATACTGGGATGATTCAGCGCTCCCAGGATCCGGACTTCGCGCTCGAAGCGGGTGCGGTCTCGCCAGCCGGCAAAC includes these proteins:
- a CDS encoding serine/threonine-protein kinase, with product MADPQADSRDERIGRILNEYLDRAQRGEPVDEQELLKTNPDIADELREQFSLVRHVSPLSSHGAQGARINIAVPPDLLPGYEILGEIHRGGQGVVYRALQKATRRKVAIKVMREGPFAGWRDRTRFEREVRILGALNHPSIVTIHESGTASGYHFFVMDYIEGPPPDVWLSSRPRSIKEILRLFAEICAAVNEAHIKGIIHRDLKPGNIRIDEAGRPHILDFGLAKLTAQEGGGADAADMTVVGQFVGSLPWTSPEQAQGTLDSIDMRTDVYALGVILYQMLTGTFPYEVTGPMRDVLNRIVSDEPVRPSTVRKGIDRDLEAIVLRCLRKEPHRRYQTAGELERDIERYLKGEAVSARSDSGLYVLRKTLRRYRVPVAVAAAFAVLLGVSLLASISLWRQAVAERDRAIAAQREQDRLRSLADAKASEAEQARGFAERERIRAEDQAEQLRRTTYVNRMVLAQTAYEQRYLTQTHQLLDACPTDLRGWEWHYLSRLSKEPTLLDVRADAECVVSLALSADGRRLATGGCDGVIRIWDSTTGAAITQLKGHADQVNALAFSPDDQWMASGGRDKTLRLWDWRRGSHRVLQEGRQYLNAVQFSPDGSGLAAAGQGRVLAFWDVQSGQLIWETPAHDKEIACVAYRPDGRQVVSGELLNPSAGDCKIRVWDVATGQSIREFSGPPGAVLCIAFSPDGTRMAVGGGVSPARRDAQGTLKVFDGATWEELLSLRGHEGFVDAVAFSPDGTLLASTGVPRAPTFAMESDRTLRVWNATTGEELYTHSAHSRGGRGVAWSQDGSRIFSVGMDGRLKAWPRTLPPEARVWQGYAGSVLRVVFSPDGKRIASCGAESENDLATEQASDDAIRVWDRQTGTLLMTLAGHTGAVLALVWSPDGRYVASGSADRTIRVWDASDGSRQFLFPSPDGAVRDVAFSPDGTLVAGVAGYATTVWSLVDGEEQLHLWHNATPLTIAFSPNGRWIAAGLARGEIGIWDRESAGEVRTIGFEKPLNGAWFGPASTVIASAHTDGSINLCDVKTGSLLSAMQGPQQSVEWLDFSPDGRRIVSCSADTIIRVWDVASASQVYTIRAHDAPVMCARFSPDGMAIATCGQDGTIKIWEAQTDTLPRPASRTGAE